One window of Phycodurus eques isolate BA_2022a chromosome 8, UOR_Pequ_1.1, whole genome shotgun sequence genomic DNA carries:
- the bloc1s2 gene encoding biogenesis of lysosome-related organelles complex 1 subunit 2 — protein sequence MAAIGDEAAAMDNISRSPRANSGPPNAADDVRSHGESAEDVKEAPAPVVKKPNTNSDGGVETAEEAVEPAEPDINELCTDMFEKMAVFLQGELTATCEDYRLLENMNKLTSLKYMEMKDISINISRNLQDLNNKYASLQPYLDQINQIEEQVSSLEQAAYKLDAYSKKLEARFKKLEKR from the exons atggctgccataGGAGACGAAGCCGCTGCAATGGACAACATTTCCAGGTCGCCCCGGGCTAATTCCGGTCCTCCGAACGCCGCCGACGATGTCAGGAGTCACGGGGAAAGCGCAGAGGACGTGAAGGAAGCACCGGCGCCTGTGGTTAAAAAACCCAACACCAACA GTGATGGTGGTGTGGAAACGGCAGAAGAAGCCGTGGAGCCTGCAGAGCCTGACATCAATGAGTTGTGTACCGACATGTTTGAAAAGATGGCTGTATTTCTTCAAGGAGAACTCACAG CGACCTGCGAGGATTATCGCCTGTTGGAGAACATGAACAAGCTAACTAGTCTGAAGTACATGGAGATGAAAGACATCAGCATCAACATCAGCCGAAATTTGCAGGATTTAAACAATAAGT ATGCCAGCCTCCAACCCTACCTGGACCAGATAAATCAGATTGAGGAGCAAGTGTCTTCGCTGGAACAAGCTGCTTATAAACTTGACGCATATTCAAAAAAACTAG AAGCCAGATTCAAAAAACTGGAGAAGCGATGA